A window of the Nitrosococcus wardiae genome harbors these coding sequences:
- a CDS encoding thermonuclease family protein yields the protein MPPAKEQVKVRLAEIDTPEKGQPYGSRAKQALSNLLFGKQARVVVETVDRYGRTVGHVFVNGVDVNREMVRQGAAWVYRDYLRDRTLLDIEKAAREAHRGL from the coding sequence TTGCCCCCCGCCAAAGAGCAAGTTAAAGTCCGACTAGCCGAGATCGACACACCCGAGAAGGGGCAACCCTATGGCAGCCGGGCAAAGCAGGCTCTCTCTAATTTGCTATTCGGCAAACAAGCGCGGGTAGTGGTGGAGACTGTAGATCGCTATGGGCGTACCGTGGGTCATGTATTTGTCAATGGCGTGGATGTCAACCGGGAAATGGTGCGCCAGGGCGCGGCTTGGGTCTACAGGGACTATCTACGGGACCGAACCCTATTGGACATAGAGAAAGCCGCCAGGGAGGCGCACAGGGGTTTGTGA
- a CDS encoding thermonuclease family protein, giving the protein MKKIIVFLCLFLPLTALADYHGRVVGISDGDTLTLLTSVKEQIKVRLSGADTPEGDSRTLASSMGIV; this is encoded by the coding sequence ATGAAAAAAATAATAGTGTTTTTGTGTCTATTTCTCCCCCTTACCGCCCTAGCCGACTACCATGGCCGCGTGGTGGGCATATCCGATGGCGATACCCTAACCCTACTGACATCCGTAAAAGAGCAGATTAAAGTCCGATTATCTGGAGCCGACACACCAGAGGGGGACAGCCGTACTCTCGCCTCCTCGATGGGAATTGTTTAG
- a CDS encoding CV_2116 domain-containing protein: MLATIYKGFELSPSPYQLRETGEWTVRVMITKHHDSRDESLVKPFSASNAFKERKDAESHAIQFGKEIIDGKHLNLSVDDLL, translated from the coding sequence ATGCTTGCTACCATCTACAAAGGATTTGAATTGTCTCCTTCTCCATACCAGTTGCGGGAGACGGGAGAATGGACGGTGAGAGTAATGATCACAAAGCACCACGATAGCCGCGACGAGTCACTAGTGAAGCCGTTCTCTGCCAGCAACGCATTCAAGGAAAGAAAAGATGCGGAGAGCCATGCTATCCAGTTTGGCAAGGAAATTATTGATGGAAAACATCTAAATCTTTCAGTCGATGATCTCCTCTAG